A single region of the Nocardioides sp. W7 genome encodes:
- a CDS encoding helix-turn-helix transcriptional regulator — translation MAKGKVGKTVESLGDYLREQRTSAQLSLRQLAELAGVSNPYLSQIERGLRRPSAEVLQQIAKALRISAEQLYIRAGIVSPEDGVGGSVELAVLADTGLTERQKQSLLDVYASFLALNAASASDRSDEPSDEN, via the coding sequence ATGGCAAAGGGCAAGGTTGGCAAGACGGTCGAGTCGCTCGGCGACTACCTGCGCGAACAGCGGACGAGCGCTCAGCTCTCGCTGCGGCAGCTGGCCGAGCTGGCCGGCGTCTCCAACCCCTATCTGAGCCAGATCGAGCGCGGACTGCGGCGGCCCTCGGCCGAGGTGCTGCAGCAGATCGCGAAGGCGCTGCGGATCTCTGCTGAACAGCTCTACATCAGAGCGGGGATCGTGAGTCCTGAGGACGGTGTCGGAGGGTCGGTCGAGCTGGCCGTCCTGGCCGACACGGGCCTCACGGAGCGTCAGAAGCAATCGCTGCTCGATGTGTACGCGTCGTTCCTGGCGCTGAACGCAGCGAGTGCGTCGGACCGATCCGACGAGCCGAGCGACGAGAACTGA
- the galE gene encoding UDP-glucose 4-epimerase GalE has translation MKVLVTGGAGYIGSITCKALEVAGHTPVVLDSLLVGPRLYVGDRIFYEGDIADRALLRRIVEEHPDLDATIHMAARIVVPESVEKPYEYYRDNVAKSLEMFDELTALGRPRILFSSTASLYALTLDFEVTEGDPVDPTSPYARTKRMMEMVLEDLARATDLRAVILRYFNPIGADPDLSTGYHLRDATHVVPLMAQAALGLRDTFTLTGTDHPTRDGSGIRDYIHVWDLARAHVRAVEEFDAVLEKVGEPYTYINLGSGDGVTVRELLAAVERVVGRSVPVVEAPARPGDAAGAFASADKAADLLGWRTELSLDEAIASALAWGEKRQEILGYP, from the coding sequence ATGAAGGTCCTGGTCACCGGCGGCGCCGGCTACATCGGTTCGATCACCTGCAAGGCCCTCGAGGTCGCGGGGCACACGCCCGTCGTGCTCGACTCGCTGCTCGTCGGTCCGCGGCTGTACGTCGGGGACCGGATCTTCTACGAGGGCGACATCGCCGACCGGGCACTGCTGCGGCGGATCGTCGAGGAGCACCCCGACCTGGACGCGACGATCCACATGGCCGCGCGGATCGTCGTACCCGAATCGGTCGAGAAGCCGTACGAGTACTACCGCGACAACGTGGCGAAGTCGCTGGAGATGTTCGACGAGCTGACCGCGCTCGGCCGGCCGCGGATCCTGTTCTCCTCCACGGCGTCGCTGTATGCGCTGACACTGGACTTCGAGGTGACCGAGGGGGACCCGGTCGACCCGACCTCGCCGTACGCCCGGACCAAGCGGATGATGGAGATGGTCCTGGAGGACCTGGCTCGCGCCACCGACCTGCGCGCGGTCATCCTGCGCTACTTCAACCCGATCGGTGCCGACCCGGACCTGAGCACCGGCTACCACCTGCGCGACGCGACCCACGTCGTACCCCTGATGGCGCAGGCGGCGCTGGGCCTGCGCGACACCTTCACCCTCACCGGCACCGACCACCCGACCCGCGACGGATCGGGCATCCGGGACTACATCCACGTGTGGGACCTCGCCCGGGCCCACGTGCGCGCGGTGGAGGAGTTCGACGCGGTGCTGGAGAAGGTCGGCGAGCCGTACACCTACATCAATCTCGGGTCCGGCGACGGCGTGACGGTGCGCGAGCTGCTCGCCGCCGTGGAGCGGGTCGTCGGCCGGTCGGTGCCGGTCGTCGAGGCGCCGGCGCGACCCGGCGACGCGGCCGGTGCGTTCGCGAGCGCCGACAAGGCCGCCGACCTGCTCGGCTGGCGGACCGAGCTCAGCCTCGACGAGGCCATCGCTTCCGCCCTGGCCTGGGGCGAGAAGCGGCAGGAGATCCTCGGCTACCCGTGA